The stretch of DNA CACGCGAGATGACGTTGACACCGATGGCGGCCTGAATCGCCACGTCGAACATCTGGCGCGGGATCAGTTCGCGCATTTTCGCCGCGACCTGGCGACCGCGGTAAGCCGAATTCGAGCGGTGAACGATGATCGCCAGCGCATCGACCTTCTCGCCGTTGATCAGCATGTCAACCTTGACCACGTCGGCGGTGCGGTATTCCTTGAACTCGTAGTCCATCGACGCGTAGCCGCGCGAGGTCGACTTCAGCTTGTCGAAGAAGTCCAGCACGATCTCGCCCATTGGCATTTCGTAGACCAGCTTGACCTGGCGGCCGTGGTAGCTCATGTCCATCTGCACGCCACGCTTGCCGATACACAGCGTAATCACCGAGCCGACGTACTCTTGCGGCATGTACAGGTTGACGGTAACGATAGGCTCGCGGATCTCGTTGATCTTGGTGGTGTCCGGCATGCGCGACGGATTGTCGACCTTGATGACGGAACCATCACGCAGCTCAACCTCGTAGACCACGGTTGGCGCGGTGGTGATCAGGTCCATGTCGAACTCGCGTTCGAGACGTTCCTGCACGATCTCCATGTGCAGCAGGCCGAGGAAGCCGCAGCGGAAGCCGAAGCCCAGCGCCTGCGACACTTCCGGCTCGTACATCAGCGCGGCGTCGTTCAGTTTCAGTTTTTCCAGCGAGTCGCGCAGCGCGTCGTACTGGTTGGCTTCAACCGGGAACAGACCGGCGAACACCTGTGGCTGCACTTCCTTGAAGCCTGGCAACGGCGCGGCGGCGCCATGCAGCGCGTGGGTGATGGTGTCGCCCACCTTGGCGGCCTTCAGTTCCTTGATGCCGGCGATGACGAAGCCGACCTGGCCGGCCGACAGCTGCGGCAGCGAGAACGAGCGCGGCGAGAAC from Duganella dendranthematis encodes:
- the lepA gene encoding translation elongation factor 4 — translated: MNNIRNFSIIAHIDHGKSTLADRIIQLCGGLSDREMEAQVLDSMDLERERGITIKAQTAALQYKARDGIVYNLNLIDTPGHVDFSYEVSRSLSACEGALLVVDASQGVEAQTVANCYTALDLGVEVVPVLNKIDLPNADPPNAIQEIEDVIGIEAGDAVQCSAKTGLGVEDVLESIIAKVPPPKGDPAAPLQALIVDSWYDAYVGVVMLVRVVNGTLKPKEKIKLMATDSLQLVEDVGVFSPRSFSLPQLSAGQVGFVIAGIKELKAAKVGDTITHALHGAAAPLPGFKEVQPQVFAGLFPVEANQYDALRDSLEKLKLNDAALMYEPEVSQALGFGFRCGFLGLLHMEIVQERLEREFDMDLITTAPTVVYEVELRDGSVIKVDNPSRMPDTTKINEIREPIVTVNLYMPQEYVGSVITLCIGKRGVQMDMSYHGRQVKLVYEMPMGEIVLDFFDKLKSTSRGYASMDYEFKEYRTADVVKVDMLINGEKVDALAIIVHRSNSAYRGRQVAAKMRELIPRQMFDVAIQAAIGVNVISRENVKALRKNVLAKCYGGDVSRKKKLLEKQKAGKKRMKQVGSVEIPQEAFLAILQVDEK